The sequence below is a genomic window from Nicotiana tomentosiformis chromosome 6, ASM39032v3, whole genome shotgun sequence.
aggctgatcactctgtgttttatcggcattctgctcctaatctgtgtatttatctagtggtttatgttgatgatattgttattactggcaatgatcaggatggtattactaatctgaagcaacatctctttcagcacttccagactaaggatctgggcagattggagtattttctaggtattgaggtcgctcagtctagctcaggtattgttatttcacagcggaagtatgccttagacattcttgaggagactggaatgatgggttgcggacctattgactctcctatgaatccgaatgctaagcttctgcctggacaggggagcctcttagagaccctacgagatataggaggttggctggcaaattgaattacctcacagtgactagacctgacatttcttttccggtgagtgttgtaagtcagtttatggattctccatgtgatagtcactgggatgcagttgttcgcattcttcggtatataaagtcagctccaggcaaaggattactattcgaggatcgaggccacgagcagattgttgggtacacagatgctgattgggcaggatcaccttttgatagacgttctacgtctggatattgtgttgtctcgtggaagagcaagaaacagaatgtagttgctcgatctagcgccgaagccgaatatcgggtCATGGCcatggcgacgtgtgagttagtttgggtcaagcagttgctcaaggagttaaagttcggagaaatcagcaagatggaactagtgtgtgataaccaagctgctcttcatattgcgtcaaatccggtgttctatgagaggactaaacacattgagatcgactgtcactttgtcagaggaAAAATACTTTCAgaagatattgttacaaagtttgtaaagttgAATGATCAACTaacagatattttcaccaagtctcttactggttctcgtattagctacatgtgtaacaagctcggtacatatgatgtgtatgcaccggcttgagggggagtgttagtttatagatatgtatagtgtagtcttgtcccacattggaagaggagtaatatctccttgtagtatatagctataaatagggacctcttgtataaTATTTATCATCTAATATCATATAAcctattttctcccgtgctttctcacactATCTTTTAGGCCTTTCGTGCTGCAATTTCCCATTAAAAAGTGTAACATTTACAGTTCTTCCCTCTTTCTTGTGTAGTTTTGTCTGTATGTCTGACTGTTCATTAGGGTACTTTAGTGTGATGTAAAGTAGTTAATTCTTTTTCTAAAATGCATAATTTGAAGATTTTAGCTTCTTAAAGGACTGGTCTAGTCAAATAGTTTAGCTTGAGTGAAGATGGGGAAAAAAGAAGCTTGGGATGGAGTGGAGCAGGGGAGAAAAAATCAGGGTCAAATATAAAAGGGAATGCTAGAACTCAAGCCAGATAAGCAGAAGGAAGGAGTAGAGGCAATAAGACTGATCACATGTAGCATGCAGGAAGTAGCAACTCAAGGTCAAACTTTTTATAATCTGGTCGAGAATTCAATTCACTCTTTCTATATTTTGATCTAGGATGATTTAAGTTTCCTTGCATTATTTAGTTAAGATCTATTGGTGGTGCTAAACTAGAAATTGCGATGGCTCATATATGGATATTCCCCTTTGGAGATGCAACTGTCGTCCAGAGCAAAAAAAAGCTGCATTAAAACAATCGTATTATATTTAAAGCTGTAGTTTCATATTTCAGGGAAAATCTGAAGGTTGGAACTGGGGTTGCTAACTCTTCTGGAAGTTCTCAGGGCAATACCCAGGTGGTGGAAGCTGTGGTGATTATCAGTGAGCTGTCAGAACAATTCCCTTCTTCCTGCATCAGGGAACAAGACATGAAAACGGAGGTTTGCTTTTGGATTATTAATTGAAGAAAGCTcttaaaatcataaaaaatgtTCACATTCTAATATGTGCTTATTATTAACCATGTTGTTACCGAATGTTAGATAACAGTTTTCACCGTATACATGTCATGTTGCATATTCTTTCTAAACTTCTATTAACTTGTAAGTTGAGTTCATTTGTTGTCTTAGAACAAGTGGATCGTGAAATATCTCAGATCTGCATTATTAATGTCTGGAGTTTCAAATTTTCAGGGTTTTATATCACTATAATGAATCTCTTGTTTTTATATAAAGCATGGAACACAAGGTGAAGAACCCGTGCCTGTATGGTGTGTGGAAGCTGATATTTATGCATCTTTCCCTACATCatagagtagagagatatttatgTGAGTAATAACTGAAAGATATTTCGATTTTTTTATGGCCAGTAAGTGGACCTATTTCTTTGGGCCATCCTGATAACATTTGATTCGATAGGATTACATATACAGCaacaacaactatgcctcaattCCAAGCAAGTCGGTTTGGCTATTCCATGACCTTGTAGCTCCTTTTAAGCTCATGCATATGATTAGATATGCGTTGAGCTTTAATGAAGAAATGAGGATTTATATAGTCGACCCTAACTAGTTCGGGACGGAAGCATAGAAGTTGAAAAGTGAGATTGTCCATAGTAATgttgtactccctccgtttcaatttatgtgaacccatttgactgggcacggagtttaagaaaagagaagacttttgaacttgtggtgtaaaatgagacacatatattttgtgtggctataaatcattgcataaaggtaaattgtttccaaataaggaaagaggtcattctttttggcatggactaaaaaggaaataggttcacataaattgaaacggagggagtaataaaaaataaagtattGTCTAAAATCTAATCTATTATGTATCTTTCCAATTTTATAGATGTCTCCAAGGGGACAAGTATTTTCTAAAATCTAGAGTATCCCATTGTGCACCAAACAGGATACATTAATTGTCCGATTTTACCTAGGGTAAACAAATGTGGCCTCTGGTATTAGCTTTAATTAAGTATTGCTTATTACACTTAAGAGGATATCAGAAGTTTTTGCTAAGTGAATCATAGAAGTTACAGGTTGGTTAAGTCCAAGGATTTCTAGTCCTTACAGTAGTTTCAACATATTCTGGAGGTGTGTTGGAAGTTCAACATAACAAAGACATGTTAAAAGGCACCGTGTGTACCTTAGCATCAATCTGTAGTTGTCGTATGGGTCAGGAAGATGATTGGTCAAAACTTAGTCTTCTAACATTGGTTGCAATGACAAAATATTTTAAGCaatttttttaaaagtttagCTCCTTCTACCTGATTGATGAGATGCTGTTGAAGTTATTTAATTCATCTCTGAGCATTACTTGCTCGCCTTCTTTTAGTTGAGCCAGTATCTCGCCCTCCTTCATGTTTTCTTTTCAGAATAATAGTAGTTTGTTTCTGTTTCTTTGATTTGTATCTTTATGCCTGATTCCAGATCTTATATTTCAAGGACTTTGTACCTTGTTCTATTGCTCACTCGTCCGTTGATGCATTCACAAGCATCAACTGGAAAAGTTATGGGTTGGCTCTACGAAGCATTGCAGATCATGATGGTTGTGTAATGCTGGAATGGGAGAACCTGCCACAATATTTTCACGTTCATATTGCCATCCATTGTTACCGTAGACAATATCCGTAAATTATACATATCCATGATAATTAACATGGTTATACAATCTTAGGCATTACCTTTAAACAATGAGAAATTTCTTGCATCTGTGTTTTGCTTAACTTGCTTTCAAGGTGAAACAGTTGGTTGCACAAAACTGTCTACCTGATCGAAATCTTGCTAGAAAAGCTGTCAAGTGTGCTTTGGATGACTTAAAGGAAAATAATCAAGGGGTTCTCCTAAGTACACGTGCTCTTAAGGTAAATTTTTCTCGATCTTCTCTGCATTCAAAATGGTCATTGGATTTTCTGGTTCCTGGTATTGGCTGAGCTATGAACAAATTAATCCCCCCATTTTATGATCTATTCTGCATTCTTATATGTCCATACCCAAGCATGAAGCAGAAAAAGTAGTTTGTATGATTTTCTTTTGATGTGGATTGTTAAAGGATTGGTTGTTAACCAGAGAGTATACGGTAATTCCATCTGACTAGGTAGTTCATATATTAAAGGAACTAGTCATGGTTTAGTCTTTTACATTCTTCATAAACCATCTGATATTAAAGGGATGACAGTTATTCAAACAGTTAATGAGAGCAGCGGCCGGAAAGGAGTATATTCTCACTGGGAATGAAAGCTTCCTAGAAAGAATTCTCCTGCTAACTGGGAGTTGCTTTTGAAGCATTATCTATTTAGCACTGCTGGCCAGTTTCTTGTCAGATATAGCTTTTTCATTAGCTGGAAGTGCATGTGCTTTCACGTTTTTACACTTTTTCTGCAACACACTTATTCAGTACACTTATATCTATGGTCAGAGGCGCATGTAAATATGCCAGTGGCTTATGTGTTTACACCCTCTATCCTAGACTTTAGCTATATAGTGGAACAGCTTTCAAAAAAAAATAGGCCATGTATATATATCTTTATATTAGTCCACTGCTACAACATAGTAGTAGGTGCAGTAGTCTTTTGCATGCATTAATTTTAATTATCATGCATCTTCGAGCTGAATATGATCCCCTTTAAAGTTGAAATGGTCAAAATCGATCTCAGTTTGCATCCACGCATATAACTTAGCTTCTAATTTGTTTTTCATCATAGATTTGTGATTATGCACCTGATCTTGCAAAAACTCTTGCTCGCCTGATCTTATCCTCAAATGACTTGAACTTCCAAGAAGAATGCTGTTCTCTTCTAGGAGTGCAGTCTGAAGAGGTTAACATGGATAATGTTGGAAATTGCATAAGGGATAAGATAGTTTCAGTCATCGGATTAAATGATCGTAACTCCCAGAAGCATAAAGATGCCCCAAGTTTCCTCTTTGAAGATGATTATTTCCGGAAAGAGGATTTCATGGACGAGGAATATCAATAAGATGAAGAAGCTTACAACTCTTTGGATCTATAGAAAGCTAGAAGCATTGTTACATATCCAACTATTAGTTACTACTTTGTCATGCCATATGGTTTATCACAATTCACAATCAATCTCTGCCatgctatattatttttattgagGGATAGACGGCTTCATATGACATGAGATTTTGTGAATTGATGTGAGAAATATATATTAACTAACTATAGTTAACTGATAATGATGACGTGAGAATGTGTTTTAACAaactgtatatatagtataattaaGTGAGAAAAGGGCATATGTTGAAGATATATGTCATGTATTTAGTGTAAAATACGAGTTTGACTaaaatactacaacaacaacaaaacataCGCAATATATTTTCATAAGTGGGGTTCGGGAGGATAATGTATACCCAAATCCTACCCTACCTTGTGCAGGCAGAAAGGCTATTTTCGGAACAGAGTTTGACAAAAATGTTTCCCCATTAGAGTTAGTGAATTTTCACGAAAACAAACAAGGCCAACAAAAGACATGAATATTTTTCCTGTTGGAGAAAAAGATTTGTTGCTTTCATGCAGGCAAAATGAAACAGTTTCTCCAATGAATTTGGGATTTCGTGGCTCCATTGCTTGATTTTACTCCATCGAACAATGTTTCTTTAGTCCCCACACATAAGAAAAAGCTAAAGAATATGCCTTAGATAATGATGGTATAGCCAGCTTTAGGTAGAAACTATAAATAATAGGAGTAGTAATTAGCTACTGGCAAGCTAGCTAGCTCGTGCGGCATGCAACATAAATA
It includes:
- the LOC104120859 gene encoding type 2 DNA topoisomerase 6 subunit B-like isoform X3, which translates into the protein MISLATTSISDSEIHNLNLNLKESNSAGRLTKLPSTAKNGAKFSGTEVSVSISKSLDDLLAEVTYFLQKMILVKIPAIVMEFLVGGNDPLGSHIENRILEIEGSSAYSPVESIKCLEVGFKDYVRKRYTVFSIGENLKVGTGVANSSGSSQGNTQVVEAVVIISELSEQFPSSCIREQDMKTEILYFKDFVPCSIAHSSVDAFTSINWKSYGLALRSIADHDGCVMLEWENLPQYFHVHIAIHCYRRQVKQLVAQNCLPDRNLARKAVKCALDDLKENNQGVLLSTRALKICDYAPDLAKTLARLILSSNDLNFQEECCSLLGVQSEEVNMDNVGNCIRDKIVSVIGLNDRNSQKHKDAPSFLFEDDYFRKEDFMDEEYQ
- the LOC104120859 gene encoding type 2 DNA topoisomerase 6 subunit B-like isoform X1 translates to MEVSSVQMLYTHLIFCAVQRCRLADDLCRLSIKLTSSSRFGCPLVRISVSDTGVGSKLEEYQCLKYRNDAVLTNQWDGMISLATTSISDSEIHNLNLNLKESNSAGRLTKLPSTAKNGAKFSGTEVSVSISKSLDDLLAEVTYFLQKMILVKIPAIVMEFLVGGNDPLGSHIENRILEIEGSSAYSPVESIKCLEVGFKDYVRKRYTVFSIGENLKVGTGVANSSGSSQGNTQVVEAVVIISELSEQFPSSCIREQDMKTEILYFKDFVPCSIAHSSVDAFTSINWKSYGLALRSIADHDGCVMLEWENLPQYFHVHIAIHCYRRQVKQLVAQNCLPDRNLARKAVKCALDDLKENNQGVLLSTRALKICDYAPDLAKTLARLILSSNDLNFQEECCSLLGVQSEEVNMDNVGNCIRDKIVSVIGLNDRNSQKHKDAPSFLFEDDYFRKEDFMDEEYQ
- the LOC104120859 gene encoding type 2 DNA topoisomerase 6 subunit B-like isoform X2, with product MEVSSVQMLYTHLIFCAVQRCRLADDLCRLSIKLTSSSRFGCPLVRISVSDTGVGSKLEEYQCLKYRNDAVLTNQWDGMISLATTSISDSEIHNLNLNLKESNSAGRLTKLPSTAKNGAKFSGTEVSVSISKSLDDLLAEVTYFLQKMILVKIPAIVMEFLVGGNDPLGSHIENRILEIEGSSAYSPVESIKCLEVGFKDYVRKRYTVFSIGENLKVGTGVANSSGSSQGNTQVVEAVVIISELSEQFPSSCIREQDMKTEDFVPCSIAHSSVDAFTSINWKSYGLALRSIADHDGCVMLEWENLPQYFHVHIAIHCYRRQVKQLVAQNCLPDRNLARKAVKCALDDLKENNQGVLLSTRALKICDYAPDLAKTLARLILSSNDLNFQEECCSLLGVQSEEVNMDNVGNCIRDKIVSVIGLNDRNSQKHKDAPSFLFEDDYFRKEDFMDEEYQ